A single window of Desulfovibrio psychrotolerans DNA harbors:
- a CDS encoding MATE family efflux transporter — MKSTLDDRHLLEQGPVSRLFCKYALPSVVTVVFFGIQNIVDGVIVGNHIGPDAMGGINIILPLFNIMLVVALVVGVGSQTLVSLGLGEQNIARSQDAMTTGFWTLVLVGLLTTLLLILLAEPLTRLMGADERLLPHALGYLYGLAPFTLPLILCFYSDIMLKALGYPKVSMSIMSSAVVLNILLSLIFVIGLGWGTMGASIATGIAFSTGFLVSGRITFNRKQRLSMLKGRFRLPLLRNALYNGSSEGMSDFAASVSILIINLTVVRMLGADGVAAFTAINYINFTGVLLFLGISDGLIPVLSFNHGARNHARVRQIFRFAAKVNTCIGVCVFIVLQLFGDAVLLLFFDSRESSAFGIAEAGLFIYAFAFLMNGLNVLITAYFTALGDARSSIIAATLRGLVFVLAGVAVLPKFFGISGVWMAIPLAELLALGVASFLVVRANRTLLKPADD, encoded by the coding sequence ATGAAAAGCACACTGGACGACAGACATCTGCTGGAACAAGGCCCTGTAAGCAGGCTCTTTTGTAAATACGCGCTGCCAAGCGTGGTTACTGTTGTATTCTTCGGCATTCAGAATATTGTTGATGGCGTAATTGTGGGCAACCATATAGGCCCGGACGCCATGGGCGGCATAAACATTATTCTGCCGCTCTTCAACATTATGCTGGTGGTTGCACTTGTTGTGGGCGTTGGCAGCCAGACCCTTGTGAGTCTGGGGCTGGGTGAGCAGAATATTGCACGTTCTCAGGATGCCATGACCACCGGGTTCTGGACGCTGGTTCTGGTGGGCCTGCTGACAACGCTGCTCCTGATACTGCTTGCCGAACCGCTCACACGGCTGATGGGCGCGGACGAGCGGCTGCTGCCCCACGCACTGGGCTATCTTTACGGACTGGCGCCTTTTACGCTTCCGCTGATTTTGTGCTTCTATTCCGACATCATGCTGAAGGCACTGGGCTACCCCAAGGTTTCCATGTCCATCATGTCTTCTGCGGTTGTGCTGAACATACTGCTGAGCCTTATTTTTGTGATCGGCCTTGGGTGGGGCACGATGGGTGCCAGCATTGCCACGGGCATTGCCTTCAGCACCGGGTTTTTGGTTTCCGGCAGAATCACCTTTAACCGGAAGCAGCGCCTCTCCATGCTGAAGGGACGCTTCCGCCTGCCGCTGTTGCGCAATGCGCTTTACAACGGCTCTTCCGAAGGCATGTCGGATTTTGCGGCTTCTGTGAGCATTCTCATCATCAACCTGACGGTGGTACGGATGCTGGGGGCGGATGGCGTGGCGGCATTCACCGCCATAAACTACATCAACTTTACCGGCGTGCTGCTGTTTCTGGGGATTTCTGACGGGCTGATTCCTGTGCTGAGCTTCAACCACGGCGCACGGAACCACGCGCGGGTGAGGCAAATTTTCCGCTTTGCCGCAAAGGTGAACACCTGCATCGGCGTCTGCGTGTTCATTGTGCTGCAACTCTTCGGCGATGCTGTGCTTCTTCTGTTCTTCGACAGCCGCGAGTCCAGCGCGTTCGGCATTGCGGAGGCAGGCCTTTTTATCTACGCCTTCGCGTTCCTGATGAACGGCCTTAATGTGCTTATCACCGCCTATTTCACAGCACTGGGAGATGCCAGAAGCTCGATTATTGCCGCAACGCTGCGCGGTCTGGTGTTTGTGCTGGCAGGGGTTGCGGTTCTTCCGAAATTCTTC
- a CDS encoding type II toxin-antitoxin system PemK/MazF family toxin, whose amino-acid sequence MVTPLEKGSLIWVNFDLQAGHEQAGHRPALVISEAAYLAATGLALVVPVTSHKKNYPFEVTLPAGCAISGVILSDQVKCLDLKARMFKLAGKAPQDVVDDVLAKLAALVGWT is encoded by the coding sequence TTGGTAACGCCTCTGGAGAAAGGGTCGCTTATCTGGGTTAACTTTGACCTGCAAGCAGGACACGAACAGGCAGGGCATCGCCCCGCGCTGGTGATAAGCGAAGCAGCCTACTTAGCGGCAACAGGCTTGGCACTTGTTGTGCCGGTGACGAGCCACAAAAAAAACTACCCCTTTGAAGTAACGCTCCCTGCCGGGTGTGCTATTTCGGGGGTAATTCTTTCTGATCAGGTTAAATGCCTTGACCTTAAGGCACGAATGTTCAAGCTGGCGGGCAAAGCCCCGCAAGATGTTGTTGACGACGTGCTTGCCAAGCTTGCGGCCTTGGTCGGGTGGACGTAA
- a CDS encoding AbrB/MazE/SpoVT family DNA-binding domain-containing protein yields the protein MHTTTKLAKWGNSLGIRIPKHLATEIGLDEGALIEVFSRENELVVRRRSPAKRYDLGELLTQITPENQHSAVDWGPETGGEVW from the coding sequence ATGCACACAACTACCAAGCTTGCCAAATGGGGTAACAGCCTTGGCATTCGCATTCCCAAGCACCTCGCGACCGAGATAGGACTGGATGAGGGCGCCCTTATTGAAGTCTTTTCCCGCGAGAATGAGCTTGTGGTGCGTCGCCGGTCTCCTGCGAAGCGGTATGACCTTGGGGAGCTGCTTACGCAGATCACGCCGGAGAATCAACACTCGGCTGTTGATTGGGGGCCGGAAACAGGAGGCGAGGTTTGGTAA
- the ppnP gene encoding pyrimidine/purine nucleoside phosphorylase, which produces MSQFADVTVLKQANVYFEGKVTSRKIVFPDGSFKTLGIMLPGEYEFGTDAAEVMEIMQGTLKVLLPGAEWRTVTAGESFDVPAGIRFKLVVETLVDYCCSYIR; this is translated from the coding sequence ATGTCTCAATTTGCCGATGTGACTGTTCTTAAACAGGCGAACGTTTATTTTGAAGGCAAGGTTACAAGCCGCAAGATAGTGTTCCCGGACGGTTCTTTCAAAACGCTGGGAATTATGCTGCCCGGCGAGTACGAGTTTGGCACTGATGCGGCTGAGGTGATGGAGATAATGCAGGGCACGCTCAAGGTGCTGCTGCCCGGAGCCGAATGGCGCACCGTAACGGCGGGCGAGAGCTTTGACGTTCCCGCCGGAATACGGTTCAAGCTGGTGGTGGAAACCCTTGTGGACTACTGCTGCTCGTACATCCGCTGA
- the glmS gene encoding glutamine--fructose-6-phosphate transaminase (isomerizing), whose protein sequence is MCGIIGYTGHRPAVPLIIEGLRSLEYRGYDSAGVAFIQHKDLVTVRAEGKLANLENKLMGMNVSIATSGMGHTRWATHGIPVERNAHPHMCSDGSLAIIHNGIIENYQPLKNELKALGYTFCSETDTEVLANLIAEGRKQTGALDKGISWALQRVEGAYAVVVYALDMPGVIFGARLSSPFVLGVGQGENFVASDIPAFLPYTRDAVFLENGEMARIEANSWQVLDVKTLEPIEKQVHHIQWDVQAAQKGGYKHFMLKEIFEQPRVITDCMTGRVDWQRKEVSLPELDALPVPRRLHIVACGTSYHAGMWGRHLLENWAQIPVNVEIASEFRYRNPILDPDDVILVISQSGETADTLAGLRIARERGIRVIGLCNVVGSSIARESDTVIYTQAGPEISVASTKAMCSQMTVLTLMALAWGKRKGCLADDILQNAVTGLSKLPGQLEMELPRMRSEAQSIARQYSSARSFFFLGRGQCYPLALEGALKLKEISYIHAEGYASGEMKHGPIALIDPAFPTFALALSDGLYSKVKSNLEEVQARSGKIIALANPGHDLNVDHTWIIPEAWGPLGSFLALPALQLFSYEAADYLGKDVDQPRNLAKSVTVE, encoded by the coding sequence ATGTGTGGCATCATTGGTTATACCGGCCACAGGCCCGCTGTTCCGCTCATAATAGAAGGGCTGCGCAGCCTTGAATACCGCGGATACGACTCCGCAGGCGTGGCCTTTATCCAGCACAAGGACCTTGTCACGGTCCGGGCGGAAGGCAAGCTTGCCAATCTGGAAAACAAGCTGATGGGCATGAACGTTTCCATTGCCACCTCCGGCATGGGGCACACCCGCTGGGCCACCCATGGTATCCCCGTGGAACGCAACGCGCACCCGCACATGTGCAGCGATGGTTCGCTGGCCATCATCCATAACGGCATCATTGAAAATTACCAGCCGCTCAAGAACGAACTGAAGGCGCTGGGCTACACCTTCTGCTCGGAAACAGACACCGAGGTGCTTGCCAACCTTATTGCGGAAGGACGCAAGCAGACAGGCGCGCTGGACAAGGGTATAAGCTGGGCGCTCCAAAGGGTGGAAGGAGCGTATGCCGTGGTGGTTTACGCACTGGACATGCCCGGTGTTATATTTGGCGCGCGCCTTTCCAGCCCGTTTGTGCTGGGGGTGGGACAGGGTGAAAACTTTGTGGCCTCGGACATTCCCGCCTTTTTGCCCTACACCCGCGATGCCGTGTTCCTTGAAAACGGCGAAATGGCCCGCATAGAGGCCAACAGCTGGCAGGTGCTGGACGTAAAGACGCTGGAACCCATTGAAAAACAGGTGCACCACATCCAGTGGGACGTGCAGGCCGCCCAGAAAGGGGGCTACAAGCACTTTATGCTCAAGGAGATTTTTGAGCAGCCCCGCGTTATCACCGACTGCATGACGGGCCGCGTGGACTGGCAGCGCAAGGAAGTTTCGCTGCCGGAACTGGATGCCCTGCCCGTGCCGCGCCGCCTGCATATTGTGGCCTGCGGCACCAGCTACCATGCGGGCATGTGGGGCCGCCATCTGCTGGAAAACTGGGCGCAGATTCCCGTGAATGTGGAAATTGCCTCGGAGTTCCGCTACCGCAATCCCATTCTTGACCCGGATGACGTTATTCTTGTCATCAGCCAGTCCGGCGAAACGGCAGATACGCTTGCCGGGCTGCGCATTGCGCGCGAGCGCGGCATACGGGTTATAGGCCTGTGCAACGTGGTGGGGTCTTCTATCGCGCGGGAATCCGATACGGTTATTTACACGCAGGCCGGGCCGGAAATTTCTGTAGCCTCCACCAAGGCCATGTGCTCGCAGATGACCGTGCTCACCCTCATGGCACTGGCATGGGGCAAGCGCAAGGGATGCCTTGCGGACGACATTCTCCAGAACGCCGTGACGGGCCTTTCCAAACTTCCCGGCCAGTTGGAAATGGAACTGCCCCGCATGCGCTCTGAGGCGCAGAGCATTGCCCGCCAGTACTCCTCTGCCCGCAGCTTCTTCTTCCTTGGTCGCGGACAGTGCTACCCGCTGGCGCTGGAAGGCGCGCTGAAGCTCAAGGAAATCTCTTACATCCATGCGGAAGGCTATGCCTCCGGCGAGATGAAGCACGGCCCCATTGCGCTTATAGACCCGGCCTTCCCCACCTTTGCGCTGGCGCTGAGCGACGGCCTGTATTCCAAGGTTAAATCCAATCTGGAAGAGGTGCAGGCACGCTCGGGCAAGATCATTGCCCTTGCCAACCCCGGACACGACCTGAATGTGGACCACACATGGATTATCCCGGAAGCATGGGGCCCGCTCGGCTCCTTCCTTGCCCTGCCCGCCTTGCAGCTCTTCAGTTATGAGGCGGCGGATTATCTGGGCAAGGACGTGGACCAGCCCCGCAACCTTGCAAAGAGCGTTACCGTGGAATAG
- the ilvN gene encoding acetolactate synthase small subunit, protein MKHTISALVKNRFGAVAEVTDVFRRHRVNFKSISCAETEEFDVSRLVITVENHDDQIGAVLEELKTLDSIAELDDLSRKEFVDREMALIKVGFTRESMAQVMQIFEVFRANVVGMGQETISVEITGDEDKVDGLIKMLRPHGIRSLCRTGVVALKRGDE, encoded by the coding sequence ATGAAACATACCATCTCCGCGCTGGTGAAGAATCGTTTCGGCGCTGTTGCCGAAGTAACGGATGTTTTCCGCAGGCACCGGGTGAACTTCAAGTCCATTTCCTGTGCCGAGACGGAAGAGTTTGACGTCTCCCGCCTCGTCATAACGGTAGAGAACCATGACGACCAGATAGGAGCCGTGCTGGAAGAGCTGAAGACGCTGGATTCCATAGCGGAACTGGATGACCTGTCTCGCAAGGAGTTTGTGGACAGGGAGATGGCCCTCATCAAGGTGGGATTCACGCGGGAAAGCATGGCGCAGGTCATGCAGATATTTGAGGTTTTTCGCGCCAACGTGGTAGGCATGGGGCAGGAAACCATCAGCGTGGAGATAACCGGCGACGAAGACAAGGTGGACGGGCTTATCAAGATGCTCCGGCCCCACGGCATACGCAGCCTGTGCCGCACAGGCGTGGTTGCCCTGAAGCGTGGCGATGAGTGA
- a CDS encoding bifunctional enoyl-CoA hydratase/phosphate acetyltransferase translates to MTIRTLEGLVERVLGMPGVPRLAVASCAEDFVIQACLAAHERGLAEPIFVGDREQTARVSERLGADLAPFEFHHAPEPAAAVEQCIRLYRAGDAGAIMKGKVSTDVLLRGVLNKETGVPPAGVLSHVGVFGAPGQDRLMILTDAGINISPNLQRKADIVRNALAVARALGISAPRVAMLAATEKVIYPAMPATLDAQMVARMGEQGEFGDAQVAGPFALDLAVSARAVECKGVDNPVAGRADILVAPDIESGNILYKALTSMMNVDMAGIVAGSRVPIVLPSRGDTDRTKFFSIALATLMAAAAGNSVCAGQNDSGQTVSGQIASGQTASDQTASGGRET, encoded by the coding sequence ATGACCATACGAACTCTGGAAGGGCTGGTGGAGCGGGTGCTGGGCATGCCCGGTGTCCCGCGGCTGGCGGTGGCCTCCTGCGCCGAGGACTTTGTCATTCAGGCTTGCCTTGCCGCTCATGAACGGGGACTGGCAGAGCCCATTTTCGTGGGCGACAGGGAGCAGACGGCGCGTGTGTCGGAACGGCTGGGCGCGGACCTTGCCCCCTTCGAATTCCACCACGCCCCGGAGCCTGCCGCAGCGGTGGAGCAGTGCATACGCCTGTACCGCGCGGGCGATGCCGGAGCCATCATGAAAGGCAAGGTGAGCACCGATGTGCTGCTGCGCGGCGTGCTGAACAAGGAAACCGGCGTGCCGCCCGCAGGGGTGCTTTCGCACGTGGGCGTGTTTGGCGCCCCCGGACAGGACAGGCTGATGATTCTGACCGATGCGGGCATCAACATTTCCCCCAACCTGCAACGTAAGGCCGATATCGTGCGCAACGCGCTGGCGGTGGCGCGGGCGCTGGGCATTTCCGCCCCCCGCGTGGCCATGCTCGCGGCCACGGAAAAAGTCATTTACCCCGCCATGCCCGCCACGCTGGATGCCCAGATGGTCGCGCGCATGGGTGAGCAGGGCGAGTTCGGAGATGCGCAGGTGGCCGGGCCGTTTGCGCTGGACCTTGCCGTTTCCGCCCGTGCGGTGGAATGCAAGGGCGTGGACAACCCCGTGGCGGGGCGGGCGGATATTCTGGTCGCCCCGGACATAGAGAGCGGTAACATTCTGTACAAGGCGCTCACCTCCATGATGAACGTGGACATGGCGGGCATCGTGGCGGGCAGCCGTGTGCCCATTGTGCTGCCTTCGCGCGGAGATACGGACAGGACCAAGTTCTTTTCCATAGCCCTTGCCACGCTCATGGCCGCTGCTGCGGGAAACAGCGTGTGTGCCGGCCAGAATGATTCCGGCCAGACTGTTTCCGGCCAGATAGCTTCCGGCCAAACAGCTTCTGACCAGACTGCTTCCGGCGGGAGAGAAACATGA
- the buk gene encoding butyrate kinase, which translates to MTPAHQSIPPHAGERAQQAGAAQQVRNQGLHILAINPGSTSTKVALYDAETELFSHTVEHDKATLRRYESVAEQLPLRRAAIVDALESHGYGTAPLAAVVGRGGLLAPMRGGAWRVTQPMLDDLACARHGEHPCNLGAPLAREFALLHGVEAIIVDPVVTDELDPVARISGLPELPRRSVFHALSQRAAARTAARRLGIAYEAGKFLVCHMGGGISVAAHRHGRICDVVNALDGDGPFSPERTGRLTALGVLQLVHEGTYTFEALRRVILKEGGLWAHLGTNDLREVERRMEAGDTAAAEVFEAMAYAIAKELVSLAPALLDGVENSRGQGGVDAVVITGGMARSVRLVERLRRRAGFVAPFVVLPDVEEMQALAAGALRVLRGEEVPREYTGTGQDLL; encoded by the coding sequence ATGACACCTGCCCACCAGAGCATCCCCCCCCATGCAGGCGAACGGGCGCAACAGGCCGGTGCCGCTCAGCAAGTCCGCAATCAGGGCCTGCACATTCTGGCCATAAACCCCGGTTCCACCTCCACCAAGGTTGCCCTGTACGATGCGGAGACCGAACTTTTTTCGCATACGGTGGAGCACGACAAGGCAACGCTGCGCCGGTACGAAAGCGTGGCGGAGCAACTGCCCCTGCGCCGTGCCGCCATCGTGGATGCGCTGGAATCGCATGGCTACGGCACTGCGCCCCTTGCCGCCGTGGTGGGACGCGGCGGACTGCTGGCCCCCATGCGCGGCGGTGCGTGGCGGGTCACGCAGCCCATGCTGGACGACCTTGCCTGCGCGCGGCACGGCGAGCACCCGTGCAATCTGGGCGCTCCGCTGGCAAGGGAATTTGCTCTGCTCCACGGGGTGGAGGCCATAATCGTGGACCCGGTGGTCACCGATGAACTGGACCCCGTGGCCCGCATATCGGGCCTGCCGGAACTGCCCCGACGCAGCGTCTTTCATGCGCTTTCGCAGCGCGCGGCGGCGCGCACCGCTGCCCGGCGGCTGGGCATTGCCTATGAGGCGGGCAAGTTTCTGGTCTGCCACATGGGCGGCGGCATATCCGTTGCCGCGCACCGGCACGGGCGCATCTGCGATGTGGTGAACGCGCTGGACGGCGACGGGCCTTTTTCACCGGAAAGAACAGGCAGGCTCACCGCGCTGGGTGTGCTGCAACTGGTGCACGAAGGCACCTATACCTTCGAGGCGTTGCGGCGCGTGATTCTCAAAGAGGGCGGGCTGTGGGCGCATCTGGGCACCAACGACCTGCGCGAGGTGGAGCGGCGCATGGAAGCCGGAGATACCGCAGCGGCAGAGGTTTTTGAGGCCATGGCCTATGCCATTGCCAAGGAACTGGTCTCGCTTGCCCCTGCCCTGCTCGACGGGGTGGAGAACAGCCGGGGACAGGGCGGCGTGGACGCTGTTGTCATAACAGGCGGCATGGCCCGCAGCGTGCGGCTGGTGGAACGGCTGCGCAGGCGGGCGGGGTTTGTCGCGCCCTTTGTGGTGCTGCCGGACGTGGAAGAAATGCAGGCACTTGCGGCGGGAGCCCTGCGCGTGCTGCGGGGTGAGGAAGTGCCCCGCGAATACACGGGAACAGGGCAGGATTTGTTGTAG
- a CDS encoding TetR/AcrR family transcriptional regulator, with protein sequence MASSKDLILENSKQLFAENGFKGTTIAQIAKTSMVTDAAIYRHYKSKQQIFDVIVENFMADYRDLLSQIRERQKSGYCLIETLILDLCGFVDGRNTEFKVLLNTYTTIESARRAMQDFYDFLAETVVACLKRGIQDGTVREDVPVPETALVIATLLVGVNRRRLFGPDAPGVENMSKDTVAFCQRAIKSF encoded by the coding sequence ATGGCATCATCCAAAGACCTGATATTGGAGAATTCCAAGCAACTTTTCGCGGAGAACGGGTTCAAGGGAACCACCATCGCGCAGATAGCCAAAACGTCCATGGTGACGGATGCGGCGATATACAGGCATTACAAGTCCAAACAGCAGATTTTCGACGTGATTGTCGAGAATTTCATGGCAGATTACAGAGATCTGCTGAGCCAGATAAGAGAACGGCAGAAGTCCGGATATTGTCTCATAGAGACGCTCATCCTTGATCTGTGCGGATTTGTGGATGGCCGGAACACCGAGTTCAAGGTGCTTCTCAACACCTATACCACCATAGAAAGCGCCCGCAGGGCTATGCAGGATTTTTACGATTTCCTTGCGGAAACAGTGGTGGCCTGCCTCAAGCGGGGCATTCAGGACGGCACCGTGCGTGAAGATGTGCCCGTGCCGGAAACGGCGCTGGTCATCGCCACCCTGCTTGTGGGCGTGAACCGCCGCAGGCTGTTCGGCCCGGACGCTCCGGGCGTGGAAAACATGTCCAAGGATACCGTGGCGTTCTGTCAGCGGGCCATTAAGAGTTTTTAG
- a CDS encoding glycosyltransferase family 39 protein, translated as MRCFLQQAPLWQRRPALVAAAIIFLTTAVRLWFVASEQLDLVQDEAQYWDWTRRLQLSYYSKGPLIAWVIKLWTGVFGDTGLGVRFGAVLHSCLAQMVLYFGVARLMRMPTVALWTLVIANTTPLFMVSGILMTTDSPLLLCWAVALFSLYWAGEREDAPLPYVLLAVSMALGLLAKYMMLAMFGVAVLYMAGLYRHRMLSRRFALRALTAMAVGAAAGFVPILIWNMQHDWVGFKHVGTLAGVTSSKPKPLIRFDRFPEYFGAQVGLITPWWFVFMLAGAWRALSFWRSGSAPVAVREDLAHVRRSLLLAAGFWMLWLFFIVWSFHTRIYPNWSAMSYVAGIILAAMAVDRGTLMVRRAAVTARGRRFAWRPVWVGLGMAVFLLVHGLTYLPLPEKLNPAVRLMGWHDLGNKLGEVQRSLPDPDKVFFFSSAYDVTASLAYYAPGKPYTYCVDFGRRMSQYDLWPGPQDKVGWDAVYVGKENPPVPPGLAAMFEESSYIRYETTHRGRKGRTFYIVTLRNFNGHWPRQSFGVY; from the coding sequence GTGAGGTGTTTTTTGCAACAGGCTCCCCTCTGGCAGCGCAGACCCGCACTGGTCGCCGCCGCCATCATATTTCTCACCACCGCCGTGCGCCTGTGGTTTGTGGCCAGCGAACAGCTCGACCTCGTGCAGGACGAGGCCCAGTACTGGGACTGGACCCGCAGGTTGCAGCTTTCATACTACTCCAAGGGGCCGCTCATCGCGTGGGTTATCAAGCTGTGGACAGGCGTGTTCGGCGATACAGGGCTCGGCGTGCGTTTCGGCGCGGTGCTGCATTCCTGCCTTGCCCAGATGGTGCTCTATTTCGGCGTGGCGCGGCTCATGCGCATGCCCACGGTGGCGCTCTGGACGCTGGTTATCGCCAACACAACGCCCCTGTTCATGGTTTCCGGCATACTCATGACCACAGACAGCCCCCTGCTGCTGTGCTGGGCCGTTGCGCTGTTTTCGCTCTACTGGGCGGGCGAGCGTGAAGATGCGCCCCTGCCGTATGTGCTGCTGGCTGTTTCCATGGCACTGGGATTGCTGGCCAAATATATGATGCTGGCCATGTTCGGCGTGGCCGTGCTGTATATGGCGGGCCTGTACAGACACCGCATGCTCTCGCGGCGGTTTGCCCTGCGTGCGCTTACGGCCATGGCTGTGGGAGCCGCCGCAGGATTTGTGCCCATTCTCATCTGGAACATGCAGCATGACTGGGTGGGCTTCAAACATGTGGGAACACTGGCGGGGGTAACCTCTTCCAAACCGAAGCCGCTTATCCGGTTCGACAGGTTCCCGGAATATTTCGGGGCGCAGGTGGGGCTTATCACGCCGTGGTGGTTTGTCTTCATGCTGGCCGGGGCGTGGCGCGCGCTTTCCTTCTGGCGGAGCGGTTCGGCTCCTGTGGCCGTGCGCGAAGATCTGGCTCATGTGCGTCGCAGCCTGCTGCTGGCGGCCGGGTTCTGGATGCTGTGGCTGTTTTTCATTGTCTGGAGCTTCCATACCCGCATCTACCCCAACTGGTCGGCCATGAGCTATGTGGCGGGAATTATCCTTGCCGCCATGGCGGTAGACAGGGGAACGCTCATGGTCCGGCGTGCGGCGGTTACGGCGCGGGGCAGGCGGTTTGCGTGGCGTCCGGTCTGGGTGGGGCTTGGCATGGCCGTTTTTCTGCTGGTGCATGGTCTTACCTATCTGCCTCTGCCGGAAAAGCTTAACCCGGCGGTGCGGCTCATGGGCTGGCACGATCTGGGCAACAAGCTGGGCGAGGTGCAGCGCAGCCTGCCGGACCCGGACAAGGTGTTCTTTTTTTCCAGTGCCTACGATGTAACGGCCTCTCTGGCGTATTACGCGCCGGGGAAGCCATATACGTATTGCGTGGATTTCGGCCGCCGCATGAGTCAGTACGACCTGTGGCCCGGACCGCAGGACAAGGTGGGCTGGGACGCCGTGTACGTGGGCAAGGAGAATCCGCCCGTGCCGCCCGGCCTTGCGGCGATGTTTGAGGAATCCTCGTATATCAGGTATGAGACAACGCACAGGGGCAGGAAGGGGCGTACCTTCTACATAGTGACCCTGCGTAATTTTAACGGGCACTGGCCGCGCCAGAGCTTCGGAGTGTATTGA
- a CDS encoding zinc/iron-chelating domain-containing protein, with product MSQPHTGGDPHVCARCATQGPTCCYVEPGNEEFCFPLSRSEWSRIVDYCREEGGFAEQRNTRPFLDTMRRLFPLREKRVEELFPPQGTHLRLASDARGQCVFLTSAGCRLPREVRPWFCLLFPFWVRGEMLTMFTASGCLVCRETATVPESLALLGVSAKEVRHIFGRLLLAWGLEPDEGDCGK from the coding sequence GTGAGCCAGCCGCACACCGGAGGCGACCCCCACGTCTGCGCCCGCTGCGCCACGCAGGGGCCCACCTGCTGTTATGTGGAGCCGGGAAACGAGGAGTTCTGCTTTCCGCTCTCCCGCTCCGAATGGTCGCGGATAGTGGACTACTGCCGGGAAGAGGGTGGATTTGCCGAGCAGCGCAACACCCGTCCGTTTCTGGATACCATGCGCCGTCTGTTTCCCCTGCGGGAAAAGCGGGTGGAGGAACTCTTCCCGCCTCAGGGAACCCATCTGCGGCTGGCTTCCGATGCACGGGGGCAGTGCGTGTTTCTTACTTCAGCCGGGTGCCGCCTGCCCCGCGAGGTGCGCCCGTGGTTCTGCCTGCTGTTTCCCTTCTGGGTACGCGGAGAAATGCTGACCATGTTCACCGCATCGGGGTGTCTGGTGTGCCGGGAAACCGCCACCGTGCCGGAATCTCTTGCCCTGCTCGGCGTGTCGGCAAAAGAAGTGCGCCATATCTTCGGCAGGCTGTTGCTGGCATGGGGGCTGGAACCGGACGAGGGAGATTGCGGAAAGTAA